In a genomic window of Miscanthus floridulus cultivar M001 unplaced genomic scaffold, ASM1932011v1 os_959_2, whole genome shotgun sequence:
- the LOC136535471 gene encoding plasma membrane ATPase 2-like, whose translation MLVHIQSKTLLNFFVVKEVPEGTKESPGGPWQFIGLLPLFDSPRHDSAETIRRALDLGVSVKMIAGDQLAIAKETGRRLGMGTNMYPSSSLLGDKKDGDIAVLPVDELIEQADGFAGVFPEHKYEIVQRLQARKHICGMTGDGVNDAPALKIADIGIAVADATDAARGASDIVLTEPGLSVIISAVLTSRAIFQRMKNYTVSSSLQCTCVHTKQVQSYCTVYKYW comes from the exons ATGCTTGTCCATATACAAAGCAAAACCTTACTAAATTTCTTCGTTGTAAAGGAAGTACCTGAAGGGACGAAGGAAAGTCCTGGTGGGCCTTGGCAATTTATTGGTCTTCTCCCACTCTTTGATTCTCCTCGCCATGACAGTGCTGAAACTATACGCAGAGCTCTTGACCTTGGAGTCAGTGTAAAAATGATTGCAG GTGATCAGTTGGCTATAGCTAAGGAGACTGGCCGGAGACTAGGAATGGGCACAAACATGTATCCTTCTTCATCATTGCTGGGTGACAAAAAAGACGGTGACATTGCAGTTCTACCAGTGGACGAGTTGATTGAACAAGCGGATGGGTTTGCTGGAGTTTTCCCAG AGCACAAATATGAGATTGTGCAGAGGTTGCAAGCCAGAAAGCACATATGTGGGATGACTGGAGATGGAGTTAATGATGCACCTGCTCTGAAGATAGCAGATATTGGTATTGCTGTGGCTGATGCTACTGATGCTGCTCGAGGTGCTTCTGATATAGTTCTGACGGAACCTGGATTGAGTGTGATCATCAGTGCTGTACTGACCAGTCGGGCAATTTTCCAAAGAATGAAAAATTATACTGTAAGTTCAAGTTTACAATGCACGTGCGTGCACACA AAGCAGGTGCAGTCGTACTGTACAGTGTACAAGTACTGGTAG